From Bordetella flabilis, the proteins below share one genomic window:
- the rapZ gene encoding RNase adapter RapZ, whose protein sequence is MLSVVLITGISGSGKSVALRLLEDSGYTCVDNLPVRFLADFIASARSDDTHRVAVAIDVRSPGELAELPAAIASLRAMGTRMRVVFLDADTNTLVQRYSESRRRHPLTDRLQRSGKPASLLDCIGVERELLAPLRDQEHVIDTSELTPGQLRAWIRDLVQADRQAIVLTFESFAYKRGVPRDADLVFDVRCLPNPYYDPVLRPLTGRDAPVAAYLAGFDAVRQLIDDITGFIRKWLPRYMEDTRSYLTVAIGCTGGQHRSVYVVEQLAQRFADHKPLLVRHRTQLPEEQA, encoded by the coding sequence ATGTTGAGCGTCGTCCTGATCACCGGCATTTCCGGCTCCGGCAAATCCGTCGCCCTGCGGCTGCTGGAGGACTCCGGCTATACCTGTGTCGATAATCTGCCCGTCCGTTTCCTGGCGGACTTCATCGCCAGCGCCCGCAGCGATGACACGCACCGCGTGGCGGTCGCCATCGACGTGCGGTCCCCCGGCGAGCTGGCCGAACTGCCTGCGGCCATCGCCTCGCTGCGCGCCATGGGCACCCGCATGCGCGTCGTATTCCTGGACGCCGATACCAATACCCTGGTGCAGCGCTATTCCGAATCCCGGCGCCGCCATCCCCTGACCGATCGCCTGCAGCGCAGCGGCAAGCCTGCCTCGCTGCTGGATTGCATCGGCGTGGAGCGCGAACTGCTGGCGCCGCTGCGCGACCAGGAACACGTCATCGATACCTCCGAGCTGACCCCCGGACAGCTGCGGGCGTGGATCCGGGACCTGGTGCAGGCCGACCGCCAGGCCATCGTGCTGACCTTCGAATCGTTCGCCTACAAGCGCGGCGTCCCGCGTGACGCGGACCTGGTCTTCGACGTGCGCTGCCTGCCCAACCCGTACTACGACCCCGTGCTGCGGCCGCTGACCGGGCGCGACGCGCCCGTGGCTGCGTATCTGGCCGGCTTCGACGCCGTGCGCCAATTGATCGACGACATCACCGGCTTCATCCGCAAATGGCTGCCGCGCTACATGGAAGACACGCGCAGCTACCTGACGGTGGCTATCGGCTGCACCGGCGGCCAGCACCGTTCGGTCTATGTCGTGGAGCAGTTGGCGCAGCGCTTCGCCGATCACAAACCCTTGCTGGTCCGACACCGCACCCAACTCCCCGAAGAACAGGCATGA
- a CDS encoding c-type cytochrome, whose protein sequence is MTVRFHTVFSTPRFRHGRAACAALLLAAAAALPAARAQAPAPLEPGTMRARLAACTACHGEQGRAGPDGYYPRLAGKPRDYLYHQLQNFRDGRRQYPPMSHLLRNLPDPYLREIADWFAGQHAPYPAPARADVAPATLERGRLLTVSGDPGRGVPACTACHGAGLDGLAPGIPGLLGLPRDYLLAQIGSWRSGTRRAHEPDCMAQVARQLTPEDIGAVAAWLSSQPVPQPYQPNPAGSISLPTACGSQTQE, encoded by the coding sequence ATGACCGTTCGCTTTCACACCGTTTTTTCCACGCCGCGTTTCCGCCATGGCCGCGCAGCATGCGCGGCGCTGCTGCTCGCCGCCGCCGCGGCGTTGCCGGCGGCGCGTGCGCAGGCGCCTGCGCCCCTGGAGCCGGGCACCATGCGTGCCCGCCTTGCGGCCTGTACGGCCTGCCACGGGGAACAGGGCCGCGCCGGTCCGGACGGCTACTACCCGCGCCTGGCGGGCAAGCCACGCGACTATCTCTATCATCAGCTGCAGAATTTCCGCGACGGACGGCGCCAGTATCCGCCCATGTCGCATCTGCTGCGCAACCTGCCCGATCCCTATCTGCGCGAGATCGCCGACTGGTTCGCCGGCCAGCATGCGCCGTATCCCGCGCCGGCGCGTGCCGACGTCGCGCCGGCCACGCTGGAACGCGGCCGCCTGCTCACCGTGAGCGGCGACCCGGGGCGCGGCGTCCCGGCTTGCACGGCATGCCACGGCGCCGGCCTGGATGGGCTGGCGCCCGGAATACCCGGCCTGCTGGGCTTGCCGCGCGACTACCTGCTGGCGCAGATCGGCAGTTGGAGAAGCGGCACCCGGCGCGCGCACGAACCCGATTGCATGGCGCAGGTGGCGCGCCAGCTCACGCCGGAAGACATCGGCGCGGTGGCGGCATGGCTGTCCTCCCAGCCGGTCCCGCAGCCGTATCAGCCTAACCCCGCCGGCTCCATTTCGCTGCCCACCGCATGCGGCAGCCAGACCCAGGAATAG
- a CDS encoding c-type cytochrome, whose product MPISSSSEPIRRRPSAWRRVSQAVVVLLAIAIAALAVLAWLGYRDDSSTGPREAVGDPAQQVAYGAYLAKVGDCMACHTAPGSKPYAGGAAIPTPFGTFYGPNITADAATGIGNWTADDFWRALHQGKGPSGTLLYPAFPYTEYTRITRADADALYAYLRSIPPVTQPSRPHELDFPYGWRPLLALWRGLYFKPGVHADARAAVPAFAAADAVVPDRPALIARGRYLVDGLGHCVACHAPRNALGATAQEAGLPGGDIAGLGWYAPALDGAARTGLGGWSEDDIVMLLKTGTGRHGAAAGPMAEVVVGSTQYLSDVDAQAIAAYLKTIPAPSTGDAPVVRAAGGMRRGAALYEQHCAQCHGAEGQGRGRDWPPLAGNIGVVAPYPGNAIQMVLAGGFAPATAANPQPHGMPPFGQVLSDDDVAAVVTYIRNSWGNAAGGVTSLQVKQARAVGG is encoded by the coding sequence ATGCCCATTTCTTCATCGTCCGAACCTATCCGACGCCGCCCATCGGCGTGGCGCCGGGTCTCGCAGGCGGTCGTCGTGCTGCTCGCCATCGCGATCGCCGCGCTCGCCGTCCTCGCATGGCTGGGCTACCGCGACGACTCCTCCACGGGCCCGCGCGAGGCCGTCGGCGACCCGGCGCAGCAGGTCGCGTACGGCGCCTACCTGGCCAAGGTGGGCGACTGCATGGCCTGCCACACGGCGCCCGGAAGCAAGCCCTACGCCGGCGGCGCGGCCATCCCGACGCCTTTCGGCACCTTCTATGGGCCCAACATCACGGCCGATGCCGCCACGGGTATCGGCAACTGGACGGCGGATGACTTCTGGCGCGCGCTGCACCAGGGCAAGGGGCCTTCAGGCACGCTGCTCTACCCGGCGTTTCCCTATACCGAGTACACCCGCATCACCCGCGCGGACGCCGACGCGCTGTATGCCTACCTGCGGAGCATTCCGCCCGTCACCCAGCCGAGCCGGCCCCACGAACTGGACTTTCCCTATGGCTGGCGGCCTTTGCTGGCGTTGTGGCGCGGGCTGTACTTCAAGCCAGGGGTACATGCAGATGCCCGGGCCGCCGTGCCTGCGTTCGCCGCCGCCGATGCCGTCGTGCCCGACCGCCCGGCGCTGATCGCGCGGGGCCGGTACCTGGTCGACGGGCTGGGTCATTGCGTTGCCTGCCACGCCCCCCGCAATGCGCTGGGCGCCACGGCGCAGGAAGCGGGCTTGCCGGGCGGCGATATCGCCGGCCTGGGGTGGTATGCACCCGCGCTGGATGGCGCGGCGCGAACCGGCCTGGGCGGCTGGTCCGAGGACGACATCGTCATGCTGTTGAAGACGGGCACCGGCCGGCATGGCGCGGCGGCGGGCCCGATGGCGGAAGTGGTCGTCGGCAGCACCCAATACCTGTCCGATGTGGATGCGCAGGCCATCGCGGCCTACCTGAAGACCATCCCGGCCCCGTCAACCGGGGATGCGCCCGTGGTCCGCGCGGCAGGCGGTATGCGGCGCGGCGCCGCGCTATACGAGCAGCACTGCGCGCAATGCCATGGCGCGGAGGGCCAGGGCCGTGGCCGCGACTGGCCGCCGCTGGCGGGCAACATCGGCGTGGTGGCGCCGTATCCCGGCAATGCCATCCAAATGGTGCTGGCAGGCGGGTTCGCGCCCGCCACCGCCGCCAATCCACAGCCGCACGGCATGCCGCCCTTCGGCCAGGTGCTCAGCGACGACGATGTGGCGGCGGTCGTGACCTATATCCGCAACAGTTGGGGCAACGCCGCGGGCGGCGTGACGTCCTTGCAGGTGAAGCAGGCCCGCGCAGTGGGCGGATAG
- the hprK gene encoding HPr(Ser) kinase/phosphatase yields MLTVQELVDDNADKIPFNWIAGQGAADRIVPDDGMAAADLVGHLNLIHPSRIQVFGQEELAYYTRFDLRRRMHHMDELLIGGVPAILLADGLTAPQDLIDQCDQHQVPLLSTPVAAAQLIDLLRIYLGKKLAPTTTVHGVFLDVLGLGVLITGESGLGKSELALELISRGHGLVADDAVELSRTAPNMIEGHCPSLLQNLLEVRGLGLLDIRTIFGETSVRRKMRLKLIVHLVRATAQDKFERLPLQDITQDMLGLPIRKVMLQVAAGRNLAVLVEAAVRNTILKLRGIDTLGEFMERQAMAILQNSK; encoded by the coding sequence ATGCTTACCGTGCAGGAACTGGTCGACGACAACGCCGACAAAATCCCCTTCAACTGGATCGCGGGACAAGGCGCGGCGGACCGTATCGTTCCGGATGACGGCATGGCCGCAGCCGACCTGGTCGGTCACCTGAACCTGATCCACCCCTCGCGCATCCAGGTGTTCGGCCAGGAGGAACTGGCCTACTACACGCGCTTCGACCTGCGGCGCCGCATGCACCACATGGACGAGCTGCTCATCGGGGGCGTGCCCGCCATCCTGCTGGCCGACGGCCTGACCGCACCGCAGGACCTGATCGACCAGTGCGACCAGCACCAGGTGCCCCTGCTGAGCACGCCCGTCGCGGCGGCGCAGTTGATCGACCTGCTGCGCATCTACCTGGGCAAGAAGCTCGCACCGACCACCACCGTCCATGGCGTCTTCCTGGACGTGCTGGGGCTGGGCGTGCTCATCACCGGCGAATCCGGCCTGGGCAAGAGCGAGCTGGCGCTGGAGTTGATTTCGCGCGGGCACGGCCTGGTGGCGGACGACGCCGTCGAGTTGTCGCGCACCGCGCCCAACATGATCGAAGGCCATTGCCCGTCGCTGCTGCAGAATCTGCTGGAGGTGCGCGGACTCGGCCTGCTCGATATCCGCACGATATTCGGCGAGACCTCGGTGCGTCGCAAGATGCGCCTGAAGCTGATCGTGCACCTGGTGCGCGCCACGGCGCAGGACAAGTTCGAACGCCTCCCCTTGCAGGACATCACGCAGGACATGCTGGGACTGCCCATCCGCAAGGTGATGCTGCAGGTGGCCGCGGGCCGCAACCTGGCCGTGCTGGTGGAAGCGGCGGTGCGCAACACGATCCTGAAGCTGCGCGGCATCGATACGCTGGGCGAATTCATGGAACGCCAGGCAATGGCGATCCTGCAGAACAGTAAATAG
- a CDS encoding PTS sugar transporter subunit IIA, which yields MKHLPRILPAGNVVLDLLATSKKRAFEQAGLLFENHHGLARSTVFDSLFARERLGSTGLGQGVAVPHGRVKTLTEALAAFIRLSRPVPFDAPDNQPVGMLLFLLVPENATQQHLDILAELAQLMSNKPLREALATETDPVAVHRMLTTGKL from the coding sequence ATGAAACATCTGCCCCGCATCCTGCCTGCCGGGAATGTCGTGCTCGACCTGCTGGCCACCAGTAAGAAGCGGGCCTTCGAACAGGCGGGTCTGCTTTTCGAGAACCACCACGGCCTGGCGCGATCGACCGTATTCGACAGTCTCTTTGCCCGGGAGCGGCTGGGATCCACGGGTTTGGGCCAGGGAGTGGCCGTGCCGCACGGCCGCGTGAAAACCCTGACCGAGGCATTGGCCGCCTTCATCCGGCTGTCCCGCCCCGTTCCGTTCGATGCCCCGGACAATCAGCCGGTCGGCATGCTGCTGTTTCTGCTGGTGCCGGAGAACGCGACGCAGCAGCACCTGGATATACTCGCCGAGCTCGCGCAATTGATGTCCAATAAGCCTCTGCGCGAGGCATTGGCCACCGAAACCGATCCGGTGGCCGTCCATCGCATGCTGACGACCGGCAAACTCTGA
- the hpf gene encoding ribosome hibernation-promoting factor, HPF/YfiA family, with product MNLSICGRHLDVTPAIREYVVNKLARVLRHFDHVIDTQVMLSVEPLRHTAEITMRLRGKDIHCEAQDENLYAAIDLLADKIDRQVIKHKDKVQSHATESVKRQPLAA from the coding sequence ATGAATCTGAGCATCTGCGGTCGTCATCTCGACGTCACCCCGGCTATCCGGGAGTATGTGGTCAACAAATTGGCGCGAGTGCTGCGGCATTTCGATCACGTCATCGATACCCAAGTCATGTTGTCGGTGGAACCTTTACGCCATACCGCTGAAATCACCATGAGACTGCGGGGCAAGGACATCCACTGCGAAGCGCAGGATGAGAACCTGTACGCCGCCATCGACTTGCTTGCCGACAAAATCGACCGACAGGTCATCAAGCACAAGGACAAGGTCCAGAGCCACGCCACCGAGTCTGTGAAGCGGCAACCTCTCGCGGCATAG
- the lptB gene encoding LPS export ABC transporter ATP-binding protein, which produces MITKATPDTQTPVASPTSSLRAIGLRKTYHGRAVVQDVSLSVDSGEVVGLLGPNGAGKTTSFYMIVGLVPAEAGRIEIDSENITGLPIHKRARMGLSYLPQDASVFRRLTVEQNIRAVLELQLDEHGRPISKQQIQESLELLLDELQIGHIRGNTAISLSGGERRRVEIARALATSPRFILLDEPFAGVDPIAVIEIQRIVRFLKSRGIGVLITDHNVRETLGICDRAYIISEGKVLTDGNPEDIVGDPAVRRVYLGEHFRM; this is translated from the coding sequence ATGATCACCAAAGCGACTCCCGATACGCAGACGCCCGTAGCCTCCCCCACCAGCAGCCTGCGGGCCATCGGCCTGCGCAAAACCTATCACGGGCGAGCGGTCGTGCAGGACGTTTCGCTTTCCGTGGACAGCGGCGAGGTCGTGGGCCTGCTCGGCCCCAACGGCGCCGGCAAAACCACCAGCTTCTACATGATCGTGGGGCTGGTGCCGGCCGAAGCCGGCCGCATCGAGATCGATAGCGAAAACATCACGGGCCTGCCCATCCACAAGCGCGCCCGCATGGGGCTTTCGTACCTGCCCCAGGACGCCTCGGTATTCCGGCGCCTGACTGTCGAGCAGAACATCCGTGCCGTACTCGAATTGCAGCTGGACGAGCATGGCCGCCCCATTTCCAAGCAGCAGATCCAGGAAAGCCTGGAATTGCTGCTGGACGAACTGCAGATCGGCCATATCCGTGGCAATACCGCCATTTCGCTGTCCGGCGGGGAGCGCCGCCGCGTCGAGATCGCGCGCGCCTTGGCGACCAGCCCGCGCTTCATCCTCCTGGACGAGCCCTTCGCCGGCGTGGACCCCATTGCGGTGATCGAAATCCAGCGCATCGTGCGCTTCCTGAAGAGCCGCGGGATCGGCGTGCTGATCACCGACCACAACGTGCGCGAAACGCTGGGCATCTGCGACCGCGCCTACATCATCAGCGAAGGGAAGGTGCTGACGGATGGGAATCCGGAAGACATCGTCGGCGACCCCGCAGTGCGCCGCGTCTACCTGGGCGAGCACTTCCGAATGTAA
- the lptA gene encoding lipopolysaccharide transport periplasmic protein LptA → MIELRKRLLPMCLTGAILAAAGGAHAQAVAPAGQQAAPSKNTQVAPAGKPAGNGGSKPAPTPPAEEPNTVILSEKLHYDDVKKTSVFTGNVIMTRGLMTLHSDELQMHEDAQGNQYGTALSDPGKMVTVRQERPENFEVIQGVGKRAEYDGTRSTFDLIGQAVVTRYICGKPFDTIRGQRVRYNEKAGTYEAVGGPESAAAGGRVRSVMEPRARTDAAIAECRNSQQGKEPAGKSPAPRNPASSGASNTQSKVSPANGDAPATRPARGN, encoded by the coding sequence ATGATCGAACTTCGCAAACGCCTGCTGCCGATGTGCCTGACAGGCGCCATCCTTGCCGCCGCGGGCGGCGCGCATGCCCAGGCCGTCGCGCCGGCCGGGCAGCAAGCGGCCCCGTCCAAGAACACACAGGTGGCGCCGGCCGGCAAACCGGCGGGCAACGGCGGCAGCAAGCCGGCTCCCACCCCGCCGGCCGAAGAGCCCAATACCGTGATCCTGTCGGAAAAGCTGCATTACGACGACGTCAAGAAGACCAGCGTCTTCACGGGCAATGTCATCATGACGCGCGGATTGATGACGCTGCATTCCGACGAGTTGCAGATGCACGAGGACGCGCAGGGCAACCAGTACGGCACCGCCCTGTCCGATCCGGGCAAGATGGTGACCGTACGCCAGGAGCGGCCCGAGAATTTCGAAGTGATCCAGGGCGTCGGCAAGCGCGCCGAATACGACGGCACCCGGAGCACCTTCGACCTGATCGGCCAGGCGGTGGTCACCCGCTACATCTGCGGCAAGCCCTTCGACACCATCCGCGGGCAACGCGTGCGCTACAACGAGAAGGCGGGGACCTACGAGGCGGTCGGGGGTCCGGAATCGGCGGCCGCCGGCGGGCGCGTGCGTTCGGTCATGGAACCGCGGGCGCGCACCGACGCAGCCATCGCCGAGTGCCGCAACTCGCAACAGGGCAAGGAGCCAGCCGGCAAAAGCCCAGCCCCGCGGAACCCGGCATCGTCCGGCGCGTCCAACACCCAGTCCAAAGTGTCCCCAGCCAACGGGGACGCCCCGGCCACCCGGCCGGCCCGTGGCAACTGA
- the lptC gene encoding LPS export ABC transporter periplasmic protein LptC, whose product MKERFPSLIALFLLLSLVLGTWWAADYTQRAVPTDPPRRLTHEMDAWSRNFVMVRTDVDGKPINRLEGDYGEHYPDDDSYVVTNPRAVGLRPNTPVTVATSETATMYEGGKRIVMDKDAHMHRQADADTPPLDVRSQQLVLLPDEDLITTDLPALVTRGQSRMNGTGMKYNNKTRQLEVYASTNVEIAPADTQRAQPKPNPPAGSSAAPAQAPAHAPTEKQP is encoded by the coding sequence ATGAAAGAACGTTTTCCGTCGCTGATCGCCCTCTTCCTCCTGCTGTCCCTGGTGCTGGGCACATGGTGGGCGGCCGACTATACGCAGCGGGCCGTACCCACGGACCCGCCGCGGCGCCTCACCCACGAAATGGATGCGTGGTCGCGCAACTTCGTCATGGTGCGCACGGATGTGGATGGCAAGCCCATCAACCGCCTCGAAGGCGACTATGGCGAGCACTATCCGGATGACGACTCCTACGTGGTGACCAATCCCCGGGCCGTCGGCCTGCGCCCGAACACGCCGGTGACCGTCGCCACATCGGAAACCGCCACGATGTACGAGGGCGGCAAGCGCATCGTCATGGACAAGGACGCCCACATGCATCGCCAGGCCGACGCCGACACGCCGCCGCTGGACGTGCGCAGCCAGCAACTCGTCCTGCTTCCCGACGAAGACCTCATCACCACCGACTTGCCCGCCCTGGTTACGCGGGGACAATCGCGCATGAACGGCACCGGCATGAAGTACAACAACAAAACCCGCCAGCTGGAGGTCTACGCGTCCACCAACGTGGAAATCGCCCCGGCCGACACGCAGCGCGCCCAGCCCAAACCGAACCCGCCTGCCGGCTCCTCCGCTGCCCCCGCGCAAGCGCCCGCCCACGCTCCCACAGAAAAACAACCATGA
- a CDS encoding KdsC family phosphatase — protein MTTAASATHPAEALILARLQPLVRERAAAVRLMVFDVDGVLTDGSLYYGEHGEIFKRFNALDGHGLRLLAEGGIGVALITGRSGPIVDRRAAELGIAEVMQGVRDKGAALAAVAQRRGVTLDHTGYMGDDIIDLPAMQRAGFAATVPNAPAYVAQGAHWIATLPGGSGAVRECCDVLLASQGRLGQLLVSPGLLGPGAIQ, from the coding sequence ATGACGACAGCAGCTTCCGCGACGCATCCGGCCGAGGCGCTGATCCTGGCGCGGCTGCAACCGCTGGTCAGGGAACGCGCGGCGGCGGTGCGCCTGATGGTGTTCGATGTGGACGGCGTGCTGACCGACGGCAGCCTGTACTACGGCGAGCACGGCGAAATATTCAAGCGCTTCAATGCGCTGGATGGCCACGGGCTGCGCCTGCTGGCCGAAGGCGGAATCGGCGTGGCGCTGATTACCGGCCGTTCCGGCCCTATCGTCGACCGCCGCGCCGCCGAACTGGGCATCGCCGAGGTGATGCAGGGCGTGCGCGACAAGGGCGCTGCCCTGGCCGCCGTGGCGCAGCGCCGCGGCGTGACGCTGGACCACACCGGCTACATGGGCGACGACATCATCGATCTGCCCGCCATGCAGCGTGCCGGCTTTGCCGCGACGGTGCCCAATGCGCCGGCCTATGTTGCGCAGGGCGCGCATTGGATCGCCACGCTGCCCGGCGGCAGCGGTGCGGTACGCGAATGCTGCGATGTGCTGTTGGCCAGCCAGGGCCGGCTTGGGCAACTGCTCGTTTCCCCGGGCCTGCTTGGCCCGGGCGCCATCCAATAG
- a CDS encoding KpsF/GutQ family sugar-phosphate isomerase: MNALPATSPDDALASARRTLRIEAQALHDLQARLDDNFARAVEMLLNCRGRVVVSGIGKTGHIARKIAATLASTGTPAFFVHAAEAVHGDLGMITPDDVLIALSYSGTGEELLTILPVARRMGARLISMTGNPSSELARQADVHLDVSVSQEACPLNLAPTASTTAALALGDAIAVACLEARGFGPDDFARSHPGGALGRRLLTHVRDVMRQGAALPTVPGDAPLSRALEEMSAKGMGMTVVVDARRHPIGIFTDGDLRRLIERHGDIRGLNILDGMTRSPHTVPPDVLAVVAAQQMDALRVSQMLVLDDDGVLIGAIHMHDLMAAKVV, encoded by the coding sequence ATGAATGCCCTTCCCGCCACCTCTCCGGACGATGCGCTGGCCTCCGCCCGGCGCACCCTGCGTATCGAAGCGCAGGCGCTGCACGACCTGCAAGCCCGTCTGGACGACAATTTTGCGCGTGCCGTCGAAATGCTCCTTAATTGCCGGGGCCGCGTTGTCGTCAGCGGCATCGGCAAGACCGGCCATATCGCCCGCAAGATCGCCGCCACGCTGGCTTCGACCGGCACCCCGGCCTTTTTCGTGCACGCAGCCGAAGCGGTACACGGCGACCTGGGCATGATTACCCCGGACGATGTGCTGATCGCCTTGTCCTATTCCGGCACGGGCGAGGAGTTGCTGACCATCCTGCCCGTGGCGCGGCGCATGGGCGCCCGGCTGATCTCCATGACCGGCAACCCGTCCTCCGAGCTGGCCCGGCAGGCCGACGTGCACCTGGACGTCAGCGTCAGCCAGGAGGCTTGTCCCTTGAACCTGGCGCCGACGGCCAGCACCACGGCCGCGCTGGCCCTGGGCGATGCCATTGCCGTCGCCTGCCTGGAAGCACGCGGCTTCGGCCCGGACGACTTCGCGCGCTCGCACCCCGGCGGCGCGCTGGGGCGGCGGCTGCTGACGCACGTGCGCGATGTCATGCGGCAAGGCGCGGCGCTGCCGACCGTGCCGGGCGACGCGCCGCTATCCCGCGCGCTGGAAGAGATGTCCGCCAAAGGCATGGGCATGACGGTGGTCGTCGACGCGCGCCGGCATCCCATAGGCATCTTCACGGACGGCGATCTGCGCCGCTTGATCGAACGACACGGCGATATACGCGGTCTGAACATCCTGGATGGCATGACGCGCTCACCGCATACGGTGCCGCCGGACGTGCTGGCGGTGGTGGCGGCCCAGCAGATGGACGCCTTGCGGGTGAGCCAGATGCTGGTGCTGGACGATGACGGGGTGCTGATCGGCGCCATACACATGCACGACCTGATGGCGGCGAAGGTGGTATGA
- the purT gene encoding formate-dependent phosphoribosylglycinamide formyltransferase: MSTTPAPVLGTPLSSSATRVMLLGAGELGKEVVIALQRLGVEVIAVDRYADAPGQQVAHRAHVVSMTDREALRRVIAQERPHVIVPEIEAIATDLLVELEAAGTARVTPTARAAQLTMNREGIRRLAAETLGLPTSPYRFVDTEAQLREAIDGGGIGYPCVLKPVMSSSGKGQSVLRGPEDIAPAWRYAQEGGRVGAGRAIVEGFIRFDYEITLLTVRARGASGEIETHFCDPIGHRQVDGDYVESWQPHPMSPQALARAREIALAVTGNLGGLGIFGVELFVAGDQVWFSEVSPRPHDTGMVTMITQAQNEFELHARALLGLPVDASLRQPGASSVIYGGLDTRAVTFHGVAEALAEPGTDMRLFGKPESFVKRRMGVGLATADTVEAARAKAQRVSAAVTVRAAG, encoded by the coding sequence ATGTCGACGACTCCAGCGCCCGTTCTCGGTACGCCGCTTTCTTCTTCCGCCACGCGCGTCATGCTCCTGGGCGCGGGCGAATTGGGCAAGGAGGTGGTCATTGCCTTGCAGCGCCTGGGCGTGGAGGTGATCGCGGTGGACCGCTACGCCGACGCGCCGGGGCAGCAGGTGGCCCACCGCGCGCACGTGGTTTCAATGACGGACCGCGAAGCGCTGCGCCGCGTCATCGCGCAGGAGCGGCCGCATGTGATCGTGCCGGAAATCGAGGCCATCGCCACCGATCTGCTGGTCGAACTGGAAGCGGCCGGGACGGCGCGCGTCACGCCCACGGCGCGCGCGGCCCAATTGACGATGAACCGCGAAGGCATACGGCGCCTGGCCGCCGAAACGCTGGGCCTGCCCACTTCGCCCTATCGTTTCGTCGATACCGAGGCGCAGCTGCGCGAGGCCATCGATGGCGGCGGCATCGGCTATCCCTGCGTACTCAAGCCGGTCATGTCTTCATCGGGCAAGGGGCAATCCGTACTGCGTGGACCCGAAGATATTGCGCCGGCCTGGCGCTATGCCCAGGAAGGCGGCCGCGTGGGAGCAGGGCGGGCCATCGTCGAAGGCTTCATCCGCTTCGACTACGAGATCACCCTGCTCACGGTGCGCGCGCGCGGCGCGTCGGGGGAAATCGAAACGCATTTCTGCGACCCCATCGGCCACCGGCAAGTGGACGGCGACTACGTCGAAAGCTGGCAGCCGCATCCCATGTCGCCGCAGGCGCTGGCGCGGGCCCGGGAAATCGCCCTGGCGGTGACCGGCAATCTGGGCGGACTGGGCATTTTCGGCGTGGAACTGTTCGTCGCCGGCGACCAGGTATGGTTTTCGGAGGTCAGCCCGCGCCCCCACGATACCGGCATGGTGACCATGATTACCCAGGCCCAGAACGAATTCGAGCTGCACGCCCGCGCGCTGCTGGGGCTGCCCGTGGATGCCTCGCTGCGCCAGCCTGGCGCCAGCAGCGTCATCTACGGCGGCCTCGATACACGCGCGGTGACTTTCCATGGCGTGGCCGAAGCGCTGGCCGAGCCCGGCACGGACATGCGGCTGTTCGGCAAGCCGGAGTCCTTCGTCAAGCGGCGCATGGGCGTGGGCCTGGCGACCGCGGATACGGTGGAGGCCGCCCGCGCGAAGGCACAGCGGGTGTCCGCGGCGGTCACGGTGCGGGCGGCGGGCTAG